Genomic window (Lewinellaceae bacterium):
CCACGAGTTTGCCTTCGGGCTGGCCTACAAAGAAGGCTTCTTCTACGCCGCCCTGGCCATCGCCATCATGCCGGGAGGGGCCAGCGCCAACCCCCAGATTGAAGACCGGGGGAAAGCGGTCCGCATCGCCCGCCAGGACGGCGCCCTGGAGTTTGTCGCTCAGGGCCTGCGCACGCCCAACGGCGTGGGCATCGGCATCGACGGCGAAATTTTCATTGCCGACAACCAGGGCGACTGGCTGCCCTCCTGCAAAATCCTGCACGTACGCCCCGGCGATTTTTTCGGCTCGCGGGCAGTCGACTCCGCCCGGGTCGCCCAATTGCCGGTGAAGCAACCGGTTGTCTGGCTGCCCCAGGATGAGATCGGCAACTCGCCCACCACCCCGGCCGCCCTGCCGGATGGCCCCTACCAGGGGCAGATGATCCACGGTGAAGTGACCCACGGCGGCGTCAAGCGGGTGTTTGTGGAAAAAGTGAACGGAGAGTACCAGGGCTGCGCCTTCCGCTTCATCCAGGGCCTGGAAGCCGGCGTCAACCGCCTGGCCTGGGGCCCCGACAGCGCCCTTTACATCGGAGGGGTCGGCTCTACCGGCAACTGGCAGCATGCCGGCCACAACTGGTACGGCCTGCAGCGGCTGAAGTACAACGGGCAACCCACTTTCGAAATGCTGGCCGTGCGCGCCCGGTCCAATGGCGTGGAAATCGAATTCACCGAGCCGCTGGAACCAGGCGCCGGCTGGAATCCGGCGGAATATACCGTGCAGCAGTGGTGGTACCTGCCCACCCATGAATACGGCGGGCCCAAGAAAGACCTCGAATCTTTGCCCGTGCGATCGGCCAATGTGTCGGAAGACCGCCGCCGCGTATTTCTGGAGTTGGCAGGCATGAAGCCCGGCCATGTCCTCTACCTGCGCCTGCCCGGCGACTGGGCCAGTGCCGGCGGGCGGGAGTTGTGGTCCACCGAGGCCTGGTATACCCTGAATAACATACCCAAAGAGAAGCCCGGCTTCCTGGCGGAAGCTCCTGCCCCCCTTCCCCCCAATACCCTTACCGAGGCCGAAAAGGCCGGCGGCTGGAAGCTGCTCTTCGACGGCCAATCCACCCGGGGGTGGCATTGCTGGAAAAAGAAAACAGTGGGGGCCAGTTGGGTCATCGAAGACGGCGCCCTCAAGCTGAACGCCGTCCCCCAACCCGACGGCAAGCTGCAGACAGAAGATGGCGGCGACCTCGTCACGGACAGTGAGTTTGAGGATTATGAACTGCGGCTGGAGTGGAAGATCAGCCCCTGCGGCAACAGCGGGGTCATGTTCAACGTCATCGAAGCCGAGCAATACGACTATCCCTGGCAAACCGGCCCGGAGGTGCAGATCATCGACAATACCTGCCATCCGGATGCCCGCTTTGAAAGCCACCGCGCCGGCTGCCTGTACGACCTGGTGCCTGTAAAATACGAAACCGTGAAACCGGCCGGAGAGTGGAACAAGGTGCGCATCCTCATCCGGAACGGGAAAGGCCGGTTCTGGCTCAACGGCCGCCAGGTGGTGGAGTTCGAAATGTTCAACGGCCAATGGGAGCGGATGATCCAAAACAGCAAGTTTAAGGACATGCCGGATTTTGGCAAGGCCAGAAAGGGCCGTATCTGCCTGCAGGACCACAACGACGCGGTGGTGTGGTTCCGGAATATAAAAATAAGGGAGATAAATGATTAACCAACCTATAAAATCAGCAAAATGGAGACCATAAACCGCAATCGCCTGTTCATCGCAAGTTGCATGGCTTTAGCCGTTACGTCCATGACCTTTGCCATCCGGGCCCGCCTGGAGACCGTTTTCGGGCCGCACGGAATAGGCCTTTCCCTGGAAGAGATAGGAATCGCCTTTGGCCCGGCCTTCTGGGGCTTTACCCTGGCTATGGTCATAGGAGGCCCGCTGGTCGACGCCTTAGGCATGAAGCGCATTGTGTGGGGCGCATTTATTACCCATGCGGTTGGCATTCTGGCTACCCTGCTGGCGACAGATTTCTGGACCCTCTTCTTTGGCACCCTGGCGGTCGGCATCGGCAACGGTTTTGTGGAAGCGGCCCTGAATCCCATGGTGGCCAGCATGTTCAAAAGCGACAAGACAAAAATGTTGAACCGGTTCCACGTTTGGTTTCCGGGGGGCATCGTCATCGGCAGCGTCATGGGGTATCTGGTAGTAGATGTATTCGGGCTGGGCTGGCAAATAATGGTGGGGATTTTGTTTATCCCCCTTATCATCTATGGATTGCTGTTTTGGGGGCAAACTTTTCCCCGTACCGAACGGGTGGAAATGGGCGTTACTACCGGCCAGATGTGGGGCGCTTTAGGCAAGCCGCTCTTCCTGTTCATTGCCTTTTGTATGTTGCTGACCGCCGCCACTGAACTGGGCACCAACCAACGCATCAGCTCTTTGCTGGGCGATACAGGGGTAGCGCCCCTGTTGGTGTTGGCCTTCATCAACGGGATTATGGCAGTTGGGCGTGGTTTTGCCGGGCCTATTGCCCACCGGCTGAGCACTTCGGGCATGCTCTGGTTCTCTGCTATCTTTTCCTTCCTGGGGTTAATGGCCCTGAGCATGGCGAGTGGCGCGATGACGTTTGTGGCAGCCGCTGTTTTCGCAGTCGGCATTACCTTTTTCTGGCCGACCATGCTGTCCTTCGTCGCCGAACATGTCCCGGAAAGCGGCGCTCTGGGCTTATCCGTAATGGGAGGGCTTGGAATGCTTTCCACTTCCATCGTTTTGCCGCTGATGGGGCGGGTGATGGATGAGAATGTATCGGGAGCAGGCACCTTGCAACTCATGGCCATCCTGCCCGCCATTCTGATCCTGCTGTTCGGCGGGCTGTTCTTTTACATGAAAAAGCGGAAAGCGGCTGCGCTGGAGGGGGTGTAGGTGGATGGTTTTGGACTTTGAACGTTCTGGAAAATGCCCTTTGAGGGCCAGGTTTAAGTCGGACACGAGCGAAGCGACTGACGGAGTAAATCGGAAGGCGGAAGGCGGAAAAACCGCCGAAGAATGCCTGTTTTAGGCCATGTTCCGACTTCCGAATTCCCACCCCGACCTCCTTCGTCGGTACGGGACTTCCTTCGGTCGCTTCCGACTTCAACGCCAGTTCGTCCAAAGTCCAAGATGGTTGAATGGTTGATTAAGTTGATTAGTTGGCTTACGCTGAGCAGGGACGAGGCAACCTAATCACCTCAATCAACCTAATCAACTACTTCTCTATACCAAATGCTATTGTTTTTATAAAATTATTCTTATTATTACGCCTTATTGAGCAACTATGAGGACATCTCAAAAACTTGGTTCTTTGAAGATCATCGTGTTTTGGAGTC
Coding sequences:
- a CDS encoding MFS transporter translates to METINRNRLFIASCMALAVTSMTFAIRARLETVFGPHGIGLSLEEIGIAFGPAFWGFTLAMVIGGPLVDALGMKRIVWGAFITHAVGILATLLATDFWTLFFGTLAVGIGNGFVEAALNPMVASMFKSDKTKMLNRFHVWFPGGIVIGSVMGYLVVDVFGLGWQIMVGILFIPLIIYGLLFWGQTFPRTERVEMGVTTGQMWGALGKPLFLFIAFCMLLTAATELGTNQRISSLLGDTGVAPLLVLAFINGIMAVGRGFAGPIAHRLSTSGMLWFSAIFSFLGLMALSMASGAMTFVAAAVFAVGITFFWPTMLSFVAEHVPESGALGLSVMGGLGMLSTSIVLPLMGRVMDENVSGAGTLQLMAILPAILILLFGGLFFYMKKRKAAALEGV